The Polynucleobacter sp. JS-JIR-5-A7 region AGCTTGACTGATTTATGGCGCGAACGAGACGACGTTAATGCGATTACCCGTTTTTTAGAGGGCACATCAACTGGTTATTTATTTCTTGCTTTCTTTGTTTTAGGGCTCGCTTTAGCTTTTACGCCCTGTGTTTTGCCAATGCTGCCAATTCTCTCAAGTGTCATCTTCGGAACGCAGGGCGGTAAGGCGATCTCTAAGGGCCGCGCAAGCCTGCTTGCACTTGCATATGTTTTGGGTATGGCCTTGGTGTATTCCTTGGCTGGGGTCCTCATGGCAGCCCTTGGCGGTAGTGTACAAAGGGCATTACAAAGTCCACTTGCACTAGCTGCCTTCGCAATCTTGCTACTAGCTTTGTCGGGTAGTCTGTTCGGCCTCTATGATCTACGATTGCCTCAGTCATGGCATCACCATATTGATCGTTTAGCTGGGCGCCAAAAGGGAGGTAGCGTTTTAGGTGCCTTTATCTTAGGTGGCATTTCTACTTTGGTTGCCAGCCCATGTATTACAGCGCCATTAGCAGGTGTTTTAGCGTTTATCGCCCAGACAGGTTCTATGAATCTAGGCGCAGGATTGCTATTTGTGATGGCCTTAGGCATGGGCTTGCCACTCCTCTTTATTGCAATTGAGGCGCGTATTTTGATTCCCTCGACTGGTATCTGGATGGTCTGGTTACAGCGCACCTTGGGTGTCTTGTTGGTAGCTACCGCAGCGTGGATTGCCTCTCCTTTAATTCAGAAAAATGAACCTATTGGAGCTGTAAAAACAATCAATGGCCAACGCATCCATCAGGTAGGAGAGCTATCTTTTGTGGTGATTCATTCACCAGCAGAATTAGATGCGCAGCTTACGAAAGCGCAGCAAGAGCAAAAATGGGTCATGTTAGATTTCTATGCAGACTGGTGTATTAGTTGTAAAGAAATGGAAGTGAACACCTTTACAAATCCAGAGGTCAGTAAAGAATTGAAACAGTTGGTGTTATTGCAAGCCGATGTCACTGCTAACAGCC contains the following coding sequences:
- the dsbD gene encoding protein-disulfide reductase DsbD; translation: MRMQSFLRMVITALSLLMTPVFAATDFLPPEKAFRVEATWLENSKQVEIEFMPAKGYYLYQESLQFQVGTELGKLYTKRPALPKGIEKFDETFQKKLQVYKQPFIVLLDVNPAPARPIHIELGLQGCAEAGICYPPMTLKFLLAGPGVRAAPIPEVLGGAQAAVNTQAKLSLTDLWRERDDVNAITRFLEGTSTGYLFLAFFVLGLALAFTPCVLPMLPILSSVIFGTQGGKAISKGRASLLALAYVLGMALVYSLAGVLMAALGGSVQRALQSPLALAAFAILLLALSGSLFGLYDLRLPQSWHHHIDRLAGRQKGGSVLGAFILGGISTLVASPCITAPLAGVLAFIAQTGSMNLGAGLLFVMALGMGLPLLFIAIEARILIPSTGIWMVWLQRTLGVLLVATAAWIASPLIQKNEPIGAVKTINGQRIHQVGELSFVVIHSPAELDAQLTKAQQEQKWVMLDFYADWCISCKEMEVNTFTNPEVSKELKQLVLLQADVTANSPENQALLKRFGLFGPPGILIFNPNSEEQKEQRVIGYMPPQRFIERLQKLLRN